One segment of Natronosalvus halobius DNA contains the following:
- a CDS encoding ribosome biogenesis/translation initiation ATPase RLI, translated as MAKDSIAVVDLDRCQPDRCNYECKNYCPPNRTGKECITLRGEDADEGQPEQIRISEEICLGETCGICVEKCPFDAIEIINLPQELQDDPAHRYGENAFSLYGLPAPQEGRVTGILGPNGIGKTTAVRILAGELEPNLGRFEDPPNWDDVLEAYRGTEIQDYLEAVRDGDLSVARKPQYVDQIPNQFDGNTRELLERTNERDALEYLVERLSIGPVMDQSIDDLSGGELQRVALAATLARDTDFYFLDEITPYLDIGQRVTAARLIRELAEEEGKSMLVVEHDLAVLDLLADTLHVAYGEPGAYGVITTPKSVRNGINEYLAGYLENENMRIRPNPIEFEEHAPRSATRGDTLVEYPDLVKSYGDGEFSLEVEGGEIRKNEVLGVVGPNGIGKSTFAKLLTGALETDEGEADLDLEISYKPQYVTIDQPMRVDAFLASITDQFGSSYWNTEIAGPLQLERIMEQSLSDLSGGERQRVAIAACLSDSADLYLLDEPSAHLDVEQRVQATRAIRRYAEQQDATVLVIDHDIYMIDLLADRLMVFDGEPAVHGRAGTPQSMRGGMNEFLANLEVTFRRDERTSRPRINKPDSQLDRQQKREGEYYYAP; from the coding sequence ATGGCCAAAGACAGTATCGCCGTCGTCGACCTCGATCGGTGCCAGCCCGACCGGTGTAACTACGAGTGTAAAAACTACTGCCCGCCCAACCGCACCGGCAAGGAGTGTATCACGCTCCGCGGCGAAGACGCTGACGAAGGCCAGCCCGAACAGATCCGCATCTCCGAAGAGATCTGTCTGGGCGAAACCTGCGGCATCTGCGTCGAGAAGTGCCCCTTCGACGCCATCGAGATCATCAACCTGCCACAGGAACTCCAGGACGACCCCGCCCACCGCTACGGCGAGAACGCCTTCTCGCTGTACGGCCTCCCGGCGCCACAAGAGGGGAGGGTAACGGGTATCCTCGGACCGAACGGCATCGGGAAGACCACTGCCGTCCGCATCCTGGCGGGCGAACTCGAACCCAACCTCGGGCGCTTCGAGGACCCGCCGAACTGGGACGACGTACTCGAGGCTTACCGCGGCACCGAGATCCAGGACTACCTCGAGGCCGTCCGCGACGGCGACCTCTCGGTCGCGCGAAAACCCCAGTACGTCGACCAGATTCCGAACCAGTTCGACGGCAACACCCGCGAACTGCTCGAGCGGACGAACGAGCGCGACGCCCTCGAGTACCTCGTCGAACGGCTGTCGATCGGTCCGGTGATGGACCAGTCGATCGACGACCTCTCCGGCGGGGAACTCCAGCGCGTGGCGCTCGCAGCGACGCTCGCCCGCGACACGGACTTCTACTTCCTCGACGAGATTACGCCCTACCTGGACATCGGTCAGCGGGTCACCGCGGCCCGTCTGATCCGCGAACTCGCGGAGGAGGAAGGAAAGTCGATGCTCGTGGTCGAACACGACCTCGCCGTCCTCGACTTGCTCGCCGACACCCTCCACGTCGCCTACGGTGAGCCCGGCGCCTACGGTGTCATCACAACGCCCAAGTCGGTCCGCAACGGCATCAACGAGTACCTCGCAGGCTACCTCGAGAACGAGAACATGCGGATCCGGCCGAACCCGATCGAGTTCGAGGAACACGCCCCCCGGAGCGCCACCCGCGGGGATACACTCGTCGAGTATCCCGACCTCGTCAAGTCCTACGGCGACGGCGAGTTCTCCCTCGAGGTCGAGGGCGGCGAAATTCGGAAGAACGAGGTGCTCGGCGTCGTCGGGCCGAACGGCATCGGGAAGTCGACCTTCGCGAAGCTGTTGACCGGTGCGCTCGAGACCGACGAAGGTGAGGCCGACCTGGACCTCGAAATCTCCTACAAACCGCAGTACGTTACCATCGACCAGCCGATGCGCGTCGACGCGTTCCTCGCCTCGATCACCGACCAGTTCGGTTCCTCGTACTGGAACACCGAAATCGCGGGGCCGCTCCAGCTCGAGCGGATCATGGAACAGAGCCTCTCGGACCTCTCCGGCGGGGAGCGCCAGCGGGTGGCCATCGCGGCCTGCCTCTCGGATTCGGCGGATCTGTACCTGCTGGACGAGCCCTCGGCCCACCTCGACGTCGAGCAGCGAGTCCAGGCCACGCGAGCGATCCGTCGCTACGCCGAACAGCAAGACGCCACCGTCCTGGTCATCGACCACGACATCTACATGATCGACCTGCTGGCCGACCGCCTGATGGTCTTCGACGGCGAACCGGCCGTCCACGGCCGCGCTGGGACGCCTCAGTCGATGCGCGGCGGCATGAACGAGTTCCTGGCGAACCTCGAGGTGACGTTCCGCCGGGACGAGCGGACCTCGCGTCCGCGGATCAACAAGCCGGACTCCCAGCTCGACAGGCAACAGAAGCGCGAGGGCGAGTACTACTACGCACCCTGA
- a CDS encoding archaemetzincin family Zn-dependent metalloprotease has protein sequence MLVDIVPVGSVPANVKREASAALRSVYDCDVTVNDAQSIPNGAYDSGRNQYCAETFIQLAERVGRGDKNIAVTPHDLFYRRRNYVFGLAYLDGSGSVVSTYRLQTSSDGGFSNKSASDIFQDRIRKEIVHEIGHTYGLEHCDNQRCVMNFSPTVREVDIKEEHLCGSCQRLIG, from the coding sequence ATGCTCGTCGACATCGTGCCGGTCGGGTCCGTTCCCGCGAACGTCAAGCGGGAGGCCTCCGCGGCGCTCCGGTCGGTCTACGACTGCGACGTCACGGTCAACGATGCCCAGTCGATCCCGAACGGTGCGTACGACTCCGGGCGCAACCAGTACTGCGCCGAGACGTTCATCCAGCTGGCCGAGCGCGTCGGCCGAGGCGACAAGAACATCGCCGTCACCCCCCACGACCTCTTCTACCGCCGGCGCAACTACGTCTTCGGCCTCGCCTACCTCGACGGGAGCGGCAGCGTCGTCTCGACCTATCGTCTGCAGACCTCGAGCGACGGCGGCTTCTCGAACAAGAGCGCGAGCGACATCTTCCAGGACCGCATCCGCAAGGAGATCGTCCACGAAATCGGCCACACCTACGGGCTCGAGCACTGTGACAACCAGCGCTGTGTGATGAATTTCTCGCCCACAGTTCGGGAGGTCGACATCAAGGAAGAACACCTCTGTGGGAGCTGTCAGCGGCTGATCGGCTGA
- a CDS encoding UPF0146 family protein, with product MVRFHRDRDEDRSQNRDALVGELQAYERLLEVGIGRRTAVAEALVEAGCAVVTTDVHPRETPEGVQFVIDDVTDPDLETYADADAIYALNLPPELHRPALEVARTVDADFLFTTLGGDPPLVPVERVSLPRETLFVSHRGTERPGGGR from the coding sequence GTGGTACGCTTTCACCGGGACCGTGACGAAGACCGGTCCCAGAATCGGGACGCGCTCGTGGGGGAACTCCAGGCATACGAGCGCCTGCTCGAGGTCGGCATCGGACGGCGCACGGCGGTCGCCGAGGCGCTCGTCGAGGCCGGGTGTGCGGTCGTCACGACGGACGTTCACCCGCGCGAGACCCCAGAGGGAGTGCAGTTCGTGATCGACGACGTCACTGATCCCGACCTCGAGACCTACGCCGACGCCGACGCCATCTACGCGCTGAACCTCCCACCGGAACTGCACCGGCCGGCGCTCGAGGTCGCCCGCACGGTCGACGCCGACTTCCTGTTTACGACGCTGGGCGGCGACCCGCCGCTGGTGCCCGTCGAACGAGTGTCGCTGCCTCGAGAGACGCTGTTCGTCTCACATCGTGGAACGGAGCGTCCCGGCGGCGGCCGTTGA
- a CDS encoding DUF7344 domain-containing protein, translating to MSTITEQVGENDAKTAESGGNATGPSRGEIFDLLSNHRRRYAIHHLKQTDKTVELGALAEQVAAWELEKEIQGLTSAERKRVYTSLQQTHLPALERAGMVKFDARAIELTEEAEQLEVYLDIVPGDSIPWGVYYLGLSAVAAAVMAGLWLEIIPTEAVPTLGWSTAVVGLFAVSAVVHVLENRRNRLGEGERPQ from the coding sequence ATGTCGACGATTACCGAGCAGGTAGGCGAGAACGACGCTAAAACGGCTGAGAGCGGCGGGAACGCCACCGGCCCCAGTCGAGGCGAGATTTTCGACCTCCTAAGCAATCACCGTCGACGGTACGCGATCCACCACCTCAAGCAGACTGACAAAACCGTCGAACTCGGTGCGCTGGCCGAACAGGTCGCCGCCTGGGAACTCGAGAAAGAGATACAGGGACTCACCTCCGCCGAACGTAAGCGAGTGTACACGTCGCTTCAACAAACGCACCTCCCAGCACTCGAGCGCGCGGGAATGGTCAAGTTCGACGCTCGAGCGATCGAACTCACGGAGGAAGCCGAGCAGCTCGAGGTGTACCTGGACATCGTTCCCGGCGATTCGATCCCCTGGGGCGTCTACTACCTCGGTCTCTCGGCAGTCGCTGCTGCGGTGATGGCCGGGCTCTGGCTCGAGATCATCCCAACCGAGGCAGTGCCGACGCTGGGTTGGTCGACCGCCGTCGTCGGTCTGTTCGCCGTGTCGGCGGTGGTGCACGTACTCGAGAACCGGCGGAACCGCCTAGGTGAAGGGGAACGCCCGCAATAG
- the tnpA gene encoding IS200/IS605 family transposase codes for MGDYRSHAYSISSCKHHFVWCPKYRHPVLGLVNDEVTELFTETADHFGHEILALEIADDHIHLFVQTDPKHSPADVARQFKSYSGKHILERRPEIRESYFWGGGFWKVGYYVGTTGAVSEEVVQRYIEQTEH; via the coding sequence ATGGGAGACTACAGGAGTCATGCATATTCGATTAGTTCGTGTAAGCATCACTTCGTGTGGTGTCCGAAGTACCGACACCCCGTTCTTGGACTTGTCAATGACGAGGTGACAGAGTTGTTCACGGAGACAGCCGACCACTTCGGACACGAGATACTCGCGTTGGAAATTGCGGACGACCACATACACTTGTTTGTCCAGACCGACCCAAAACACAGCCCGGCTGATGTTGCTCGGCAATTCAAGTCGTACTCTGGGAAGCACATTCTCGAACGGCGTCCTGAAATCCGCGAGTCGTATTTCTGGGGTGGCGGATTCTGGAAAGTAGGATACTATGTTGGGACTACCGGGGCAGTATCGGAGGAAGTTGTTCAGCGGTACATCGAACAGACTGAACATTAA
- a CDS encoding zinc-binding dehydrogenase encodes MQAVTFTGHGDTDVIEYAEVPDPEVGPEDVLVDVKAGALNHLDVWTRRGLPGLDLEMPHVPGSDAAGVVVDTGEAVTRFEEGDRVALSAGVSCGECEFCRRGEYPLCVSYHVIGEHVPGVHAEYAAVPQDNLIPVPEGVDWVTAGSTTLVFQTAWRMLIDRADLSAGESVLVLGASGGVGHAALQIAAHAGAEVYATGSSEEKLRYAEAHGADHVVDYEEENFADWVRAETGKRGVDVVVDYIGAGTWRDSIRSLAKGGRLVTCGGTAGPNPETDIPRIFWNQLTILGSTMATPGQVDDVMELVWDGTFEPAVREVLPMSETDRAHALLENREGFGKVVVRPDSEVE; translated from the coding sequence ATGCAGGCTGTCACCTTCACCGGCCACGGAGACACCGACGTGATCGAGTACGCCGAGGTTCCCGACCCCGAGGTCGGCCCCGAGGACGTGCTCGTCGACGTGAAGGCGGGCGCGCTCAACCACCTCGACGTCTGGACGCGACGCGGGCTTCCCGGACTCGACCTCGAGATGCCACACGTCCCCGGCAGCGACGCGGCGGGCGTCGTCGTCGACACCGGCGAGGCCGTCACCCGGTTCGAGGAGGGCGATCGCGTCGCCCTCTCCGCGGGCGTCTCCTGTGGCGAGTGCGAGTTCTGTCGCCGCGGGGAGTACCCGCTCTGTGTCTCCTACCACGTCATCGGCGAGCACGTCCCCGGCGTCCACGCCGAGTACGCCGCCGTCCCCCAGGACAACCTGATCCCGGTTCCTGAAGGCGTCGACTGGGTGACCGCGGGGTCGACCACCCTCGTCTTCCAGACCGCCTGGCGCATGTTGATCGACCGCGCGGACCTCTCGGCGGGCGAGTCCGTCCTCGTCCTGGGAGCCAGCGGCGGCGTCGGCCACGCGGCCCTCCAGATCGCCGCCCACGCGGGTGCGGAGGTGTATGCCACGGGCAGTAGCGAGGAGAAACTGCGCTACGCCGAGGCCCACGGCGCCGACCACGTCGTCGACTACGAGGAGGAGAACTTCGCCGACTGGGTGCGCGCCGAGACCGGCAAGCGCGGCGTCGATGTCGTCGTCGACTACATCGGCGCCGGCACCTGGCGCGATTCCATCCGGAGTCTCGCGAAGGGTGGCCGCCTGGTCACCTGCGGCGGCACCGCGGGACCGAATCCCGAGACCGACATCCCCCGCATCTTCTGGAACCAGCTCACGATCCTGGGGTCGACAATGGCGACCCCTGGCCAGGTCGACGACGTGATGGAACTCGTCTGGGACGGCACGTTCGAACCCGCCGTCCGCGAGGTGCTCCCGATGAGCGAGACCGACCGTGCCCACGCCCTCCTCGAGAACCGCGAGGGGTTCGGGAAGGTCGTCGTCCGGCCGGACAGCGAAGTCGAATAA
- a CDS encoding YMGG-like glycine zipper-containing protein — MVKDRLVRAMSRARYAAMGAAVGAFLGGLLGKQTASTGAALGALVGATFGEHRPTVQSRFDDLKSGSGPNVSGLRSRGSDAEE, encoded by the coding sequence ATGGTGAAAGATAGACTCGTCCGTGCCATGAGCCGCGCACGCTACGCCGCGATGGGCGCCGCCGTTGGCGCCTTCCTGGGTGGACTACTGGGCAAACAGACCGCGAGCACCGGGGCCGCCCTTGGTGCCCTCGTAGGCGCGACCTTCGGCGAACACCGCCCGACCGTCCAGTCGCGCTTCGACGACCTGAAATCCGGCAGTGGGCCCAACGTTAGCGGACTGCGGTCTCGAGGCAGCGACGCCGAAGAGTAG